The following are from one region of the Rhodothermus sp. genome:
- a CDS encoding S41 family peptidase, whose amino-acid sequence MAASKRRKLRLLLVLVAGLSIGLAVPNNDTFFALQKHFRIFGALYETLVTDYIDPIDPGQLMRTGIDAMLAELDPYTSFFDEADRGEIELLTRGRYGGVGLNVGIRNGRLTVLAPIEGAAGYRQGIRTGDIITHIDGQPTDGLSLKTVRQMLRGQPGTTVTLTIEREGEPLPLQFVLTREEVQLKNVTYVGFLNDDTSEGLGYIRLERFALGAGEEVRQAIEQLRAAAPLRGLVLDLRNNPGGLLEAAVEVASLFVPQGAPIVSTRGRTPDRTRVYRNESAPLYPELPLVVLVNELSASASEIVAGAIQDLDRGLIVGTNTYGKGLVQIIRPLPYNTALKLTTAAYYTPSGRSIQAIDYSRHDGRGRLVPDSLRNIFYTRNGRIVRDGHGIEPDVVVTPPEPGPLETALRRQAAFFFFANYYVAQHPSPPTPDVHVDEHMLQEFRAWLNARHFDYQIAAEHTLATLQTQLEAARYTQALEALQTVRSALERAKKAAFEREAEALRRQIRQELLTRYLPPEARMRYLLADDPVVQRAAALLRDTQTYAALLAPN is encoded by the coding sequence ATGGCTGCATCTAAACGTCGGAAGCTCCGTCTGTTACTTGTCCTGGTAGCGGGGCTGAGTATTGGTCTTGCCGTCCCGAATAACGACACTTTTTTTGCCCTCCAGAAGCATTTCCGCATCTTTGGGGCGCTGTACGAAACGCTGGTCACCGATTACATTGATCCCATTGATCCGGGCCAGCTTATGCGGACGGGGATCGATGCCATGCTGGCCGAGCTGGACCCCTACACCTCGTTTTTTGACGAAGCAGACCGCGGGGAGATTGAACTGCTGACACGTGGACGTTATGGGGGTGTGGGGCTGAATGTGGGCATTCGCAACGGCAGACTTACGGTGCTGGCTCCTATCGAAGGCGCTGCCGGCTATCGCCAGGGCATTCGCACGGGCGACATCATTACGCACATCGACGGTCAGCCCACCGACGGTCTCTCCCTGAAAACGGTGCGTCAGATGTTGCGTGGCCAGCCAGGCACCACAGTAACCCTGACTATCGAACGCGAAGGGGAGCCTTTGCCGCTGCAATTTGTGCTGACGCGTGAAGAGGTGCAGCTCAAAAACGTCACCTATGTGGGCTTCCTGAACGACGACACAAGCGAAGGACTGGGTTACATCCGACTGGAACGCTTTGCCCTGGGCGCTGGCGAAGAGGTGCGGCAGGCCATCGAACAACTGCGAGCAGCTGCCCCCCTGCGAGGCCTGGTACTTGACCTACGGAACAATCCAGGCGGCTTGTTGGAGGCAGCCGTCGAAGTGGCCAGCCTGTTCGTACCGCAGGGAGCACCGATCGTCTCGACGCGAGGCCGCACACCGGATCGCACCCGCGTCTACCGTAATGAGTCGGCGCCCCTGTATCCCGAGCTGCCGTTAGTGGTGCTGGTCAATGAGCTCAGTGCTTCGGCCAGTGAGATTGTCGCCGGAGCCATTCAAGATCTGGATCGCGGCCTGATTGTCGGGACCAACACCTACGGCAAAGGGCTGGTGCAGATCATCCGTCCCCTTCCGTACAATACCGCACTCAAACTAACTACCGCCGCCTATTATACGCCCAGTGGACGGAGCATTCAGGCCATCGACTATAGCCGGCACGACGGGCGTGGCCGGCTTGTACCCGACTCGCTGCGGAACATCTTCTACACTCGTAACGGTCGCATCGTGCGTGATGGCCATGGCATTGAGCCCGATGTGGTGGTTACCCCTCCAGAACCTGGTCCGTTAGAGACCGCATTGCGTCGACAGGCCGCCTTTTTTTTCTTTGCGAATTACTATGTAGCGCAGCATCCATCTCCCCCCACTCCGGACGTTCACGTAGACGAACACATGCTGCAGGAATTCCGCGCCTGGCTGAACGCCCGGCATTTCGACTATCAGATTGCCGCTGAGCACACCCTGGCCACACTGCAGACGCAACTGGAGGCGGCCCGCTACACCCAGGCCCTGGAGGCCTTACAGACAGTTCGTTCTGCTCTGGAACGCGCCAAAAAGGCGGCTTTTGAGCGCGAAGCTGAAGCACTCCGCCGTCAGATCCGGCAGGAATTATTGACCCGCTATCTGCCTCCGGAAGCGCGTATGCGGTATCTGCTGGCCGACGACCCGGTCGTGCAGCGAGCGGCTGCCCTGCTTCGCGACACCCAGACCTACGCGGCCTTGCTTGCTCCAAACTGA
- a CDS encoding sulfite exporter TauE/SafE family protein: MQPTYLLLLSGIGLLGGFLAGLVGVGGGIVFAPVLFFYFQAIGVPASVVTPLTLGTSLFCTLLASLSSAWFQYRRQAVVATVALGAGLFSALSITLTTRYVTTQPWYNGTAFRLVFGFVLLSVALRMLRGKERNPGVAATFHLRWSVLAGAGTVAGTVAAAAGVGGGIILVPLYHRLLGLPMHRAVGTSSATIVLISLAGILSYALSAPATSPGMPTLGHVDVLHGLLLAVPATISARFGVQTAHRLRTIWLRRAFAVLALFVAGRLLLQALSQIVG, translated from the coding sequence ATGCAACCAACCTATCTGCTCCTCCTGTCGGGTATCGGACTGCTGGGAGGCTTCCTGGCCGGCCTCGTCGGTGTAGGAGGCGGAATCGTCTTTGCACCCGTACTCTTCTTCTATTTCCAGGCCATCGGTGTGCCGGCTTCGGTGGTTACGCCACTGACGCTGGGTACGAGTCTGTTCTGTACGCTGCTCGCTTCTCTCAGCAGTGCCTGGTTTCAGTATCGGAGACAGGCTGTTGTGGCGACCGTTGCCCTGGGGGCTGGTCTGTTCAGCGCCCTCTCTATCACGCTCACCACCCGCTACGTCACCACCCAGCCCTGGTACAATGGCACAGCCTTTCGCCTGGTTTTCGGATTCGTACTACTATCGGTGGCCTTGCGCATGCTCCGTGGTAAGGAACGCAATCCAGGCGTCGCTGCCACCTTTCACCTGCGGTGGTCCGTGCTGGCAGGCGCCGGCACCGTGGCCGGTACTGTGGCGGCCGCAGCCGGCGTAGGCGGCGGCATCATCCTGGTTCCCCTTTACCATCGGCTGCTGGGACTGCCCATGCACCGGGCAGTTGGAACCTCCAGTGCCACAATCGTGCTCATTTCGCTGGCAGGCATTCTGAGCTATGCCCTGTCGGCGCCTGCTACCTCGCCCGGTATGCCCACGCTGGGACATGTGGACGTATTGCACGGCCTGCTCCTGGCCGTACCGGCCACTATCAGCGCCCGCTTTGGAGTGCAGACGGCCCACCGACTTCGTACCATCTGGCTACGCCGCGCTTTTGCCGTGCTGGCCCTCTTTGTCGCCGGCCGCCTGCTCCTGCAGGCGCTCAGCCAGATCGTCGGGTAA
- a CDS encoding zinc-dependent alcohol dehydrogenase family protein, which produces MKQAIPATMRAMILEAPGQPLVMRTLPVPEPAPGEVLLRVEACGVCRTDLHIVDGELPEPKLPLILGHQIVGRIVRRGEGVTRFREGDRVGVPWLAETCGACRYCRRGQENLCPNARFTGYTRDGGFAEFTTARADYCYPLPERVYDAPHAAPLLCAGLIGYRTYRLAGPHIERLGLYGFGAAAHLIIQVAVARGQQVYAFTRPGDVAAQEFARKLGAVWAGASTERPPELLDAALIFAPVGALVVEALRSVDRGGVVVCGGIHMSDIPSFPYRLLWEERVIRSVANLTRQDGEEFLKLAPTIPVRTEVSCFPLEEANEALRQLREGQLQGAAVLVMA; this is translated from the coding sequence ATGAAGCAAGCGATTCCTGCGACCATGCGGGCCATGATACTGGAAGCGCCCGGCCAACCCCTGGTGATGCGAACGCTTCCGGTGCCTGAGCCGGCTCCCGGTGAGGTTCTGCTGCGCGTGGAAGCCTGCGGGGTATGTCGTACCGACCTGCACATTGTGGATGGTGAGCTGCCCGAACCAAAGTTGCCGCTTATTCTGGGCCATCAGATCGTGGGCCGGATAGTGCGTCGAGGCGAAGGTGTAACCCGCTTTCGGGAAGGGGATCGCGTGGGGGTGCCCTGGTTGGCCGAGACGTGCGGTGCCTGCCGCTATTGCCGTCGGGGGCAAGAAAACCTGTGTCCGAACGCCCGTTTTACAGGATACACGCGTGACGGGGGCTTTGCTGAATTTACTACGGCTCGGGCCGACTACTGCTACCCGTTACCCGAGAGGGTGTACGATGCCCCGCATGCCGCACCGTTGCTATGCGCAGGGTTGATCGGCTACCGTACCTATCGGCTGGCCGGACCGCACATTGAGCGCTTGGGGCTCTATGGCTTCGGGGCTGCTGCGCACCTGATCATCCAGGTGGCTGTAGCGCGAGGACAGCAGGTCTATGCGTTCACCCGTCCTGGCGACGTGGCCGCGCAGGAGTTTGCCCGCAAGCTGGGCGCCGTCTGGGCGGGTGCTTCGACCGAGCGGCCGCCCGAGTTGCTTGATGCCGCTCTGATCTTTGCGCCGGTGGGCGCGCTGGTGGTCGAGGCGCTGCGGTCAGTAGACAGAGGTGGGGTAGTGGTATGCGGCGGCATTCACATGAGCGATATCCCGTCGTTTCCCTATCGGCTACTGTGGGAAGAACGAGTGATCCGTTCGGTAGCCAACCTGACACGCCAGGATGGGGAAGAGTTTCTGAAGCTTGCGCCTACCATTCCTGTGCGCACCGAGGTGAGCTGTTTTCCCCTGGAGGAGGCCAACGAAGCGCTTCGGCAACTTCGCGAGGGGCAGCTACAAGGTGCTGCTGTACTGGTAATGGCGTAG
- a CDS encoding class I SAM-dependent methyltransferase: MKDRRAHWERIYTTRPIERVGWYRPHLDTSLTFIRALDLSRSARILDVGGGASTLVDDLLALGFEAITVLDLSATALAQARARLGQQAERVTWITADITEVSLPATAYDLWHDRAVFHFLVDMADRARYLEQLRTALRPGGFVILATFAPEAPPTCSGLPVVRYDLDTLVRTIGPGFRLVRHSQEHHVTPGGVEQPYLYACFQRDEMSRP, from the coding sequence ATGAAAGACCGGCGGGCACACTGGGAACGCATCTATACAACGCGGCCGATAGAGCGCGTAGGCTGGTATCGGCCTCATCTCGATACGTCCCTGACCTTTATTCGAGCGTTAGACCTGTCCCGAAGTGCGCGGATCCTGGATGTTGGAGGGGGAGCTTCGACGCTAGTCGATGATCTGCTGGCGCTGGGTTTCGAGGCGATTACGGTGTTGGATCTGTCGGCCACGGCACTGGCACAGGCACGGGCCCGTCTGGGACAGCAGGCTGAACGGGTTACCTGGATTACTGCCGACATTACGGAGGTGTCCCTTCCGGCAACCGCCTACGATCTCTGGCATGACCGGGCCGTATTTCACTTTCTGGTTGATATGGCAGACCGAGCGCGTTACCTGGAGCAGTTGCGCACTGCGCTTCGGCCCGGCGGTTTTGTAATCCTGGCAACGTTTGCGCCTGAGGCGCCGCCGACCTGTAGCGGGTTGCCGGTTGTGCGGTATGATCTGGACACCCTGGTGCGTACGATAGGGCCGGGTTTCCGACTGGTGCGCCATAGTCAGGAGCACCATGTCACGCCCGGTGGCGTAGAACAACCCTATCTGTACGCTTGCTTTCAACGTGACGAGATGAGTCGGCCATGA
- a CDS encoding trehalase family glycosidase, with the protein MRVRICWLLMLGAALALPVQAQDRAACYVPLPSAERIEAVRAYIRQSWDVLTRSHRDLLAAVQDPKIEHEPGMPWPLYIAATEDSAAVWDRLRQELPDSVLQQIELRVLPEDPVAQLDKIHPHGLLYLPEPYVVPGGRFNEMYGWDSYFIVVGLLRDGRIDLARAMTDNHLYQVHHYGKVLNANRTYYLTRSQPPFLTAMVLAVYEHTHDRDWLAAAIPLIERYYAYWTTPPHLAGETGLSRYYDLGEGPAPEVVAGERDAQGRTHYDRVREYYRTQEVEAYDKSLYYVAQADSLTPLFYKGDRSMRESGFDPSNRFGPFSVDIIHYAPVGLNALLYRMEMDAARMHEILGDTVAAARWRARAEARRERVNRYLWDPERGLYFDYNFRTGRRSDYVFATTFYPLWVGMASPEQAARVAANLYLLEAPGGLLTSARISGSQWDAPYGWAPLYLIAVEGLRRYGYDEAADRLTAKFVSMIVEDFERTGVILEKYDVIQRRSDVALRYGYTSNEIGFGWTNAVFIELLAQMQQR; encoded by the coding sequence ATGCGCGTGCGCATCTGCTGGTTGTTGATGCTGGGGGCTGCCCTGGCACTTCCGGTTCAGGCGCAGGACCGAGCAGCCTGCTATGTGCCGTTGCCTTCGGCCGAGCGTATCGAGGCCGTGCGGGCCTACATCCGTCAGAGCTGGGACGTGCTGACGCGTTCACATCGCGATCTGCTGGCGGCCGTACAGGATCCCAAGATCGAACACGAGCCCGGCATGCCCTGGCCGCTTTACATCGCGGCCACCGAGGATTCCGCAGCGGTATGGGACCGGCTTCGGCAGGAGCTGCCTGATTCGGTGCTGCAACAGATTGAGCTGCGCGTGTTGCCCGAGGATCCGGTGGCCCAGTTAGACAAGATCCATCCACACGGTCTGCTCTACCTGCCAGAGCCGTACGTCGTACCAGGTGGCCGCTTCAATGAAATGTACGGTTGGGATAGCTACTTCATCGTTGTCGGACTGCTCCGTGACGGGCGGATCGATCTGGCCAGAGCCATGACGGACAACCACCTTTACCAGGTGCATCATTATGGAAAGGTGCTTAACGCCAATCGAACCTATTACCTGACGCGCTCCCAGCCGCCTTTTCTGACGGCGATGGTACTGGCCGTTTATGAACACACCCATGATCGCGACTGGCTGGCCGCAGCTATCCCGCTCATTGAGCGCTACTATGCCTACTGGACCACGCCGCCTCATCTGGCCGGCGAGACAGGGCTTTCCCGGTACTATGATCTGGGGGAAGGGCCGGCACCGGAGGTGGTCGCTGGCGAGCGCGATGCGCAGGGCCGTACGCACTACGACCGTGTCCGTGAATACTACCGCACGCAGGAGGTGGAGGCTTACGACAAATCACTCTACTACGTGGCTCAGGCAGATTCTCTGACGCCACTTTTTTACAAAGGCGACCGCTCCATGCGGGAATCAGGCTTCGATCCGTCCAATCGCTTCGGGCCGTTCAGCGTGGATATCATTCACTATGCTCCGGTAGGACTGAATGCCCTGCTGTATCGGATGGAAATGGATGCTGCGCGTATGCACGAAATTCTGGGCGATACGGTCGCTGCCGCCAGGTGGCGCGCGCGGGCGGAGGCGCGGCGTGAACGTGTGAATCGTTACCTGTGGGATCCCGAACGCGGGCTGTACTTTGATTACAACTTTCGGACGGGCCGTCGCAGCGACTATGTGTTTGCGACCACGTTCTACCCGCTCTGGGTCGGTATGGCCTCACCGGAACAGGCGGCTCGCGTGGCAGCCAACCTGTACCTGCTGGAGGCTCCTGGCGGACTGCTCACCAGCGCGCGCATCAGTGGCAGTCAGTGGGACGCACCCTATGGATGGGCGCCGCTCTATCTGATCGCAGTCGAAGGCCTTCGGCGCTACGGCTACGATGAAGCGGCCGACCGACTTACGGCCAAGTTCGTTTCGATGATTGTGGAAGATTTTGAGCGAACCGGTGTGATCCTGGAGAAATACGACGTCATCCAACGCCGATCTGATGTGGCGTTACGCTACGGCTATACGTCGAACGAAATCGGCTTTGGATGGACGAATGCGGTCTTCATTGAGCTACTGGCCCAGATGCAACAGCGATGA
- a CDS encoding carboxypeptidase, protein MKRRVAFGLIAILSQAWTAEAQLRQPPIDTTVVTRHTVTVKGQRIPYRAEAGMQPVWDRWGRPIATMFYVYYEREDVQDRSLRPLIFSFNGGPGSASVWMHLGYTGPRRVRIDPEGFPVQPYGIEENPHSILDVADIVYVDPVNTGFSRILSDTVDRRQFFGVNEDIAYLADWIVAWVNRHGRWRSPKFLIGESYGTTRVAGLAGVLQERHWMYLNGVILVSPTGLGLERDGPVGQALLLPYYAAAAWYHRKLTPELQQRDLEELLPEVETFTVEEYLPALVRGGFLVPERRREIARQVATYAGISEQVVLQYNLAVPRNVFWKELLRDEGLTIGRLDSRYRGVDRQAAGERFDHDPALSAWNHAFTPAINYYLREVLGFRTELEYWIFGPVRPWNREGNETGEQLRRAMAQNPYLHVLIQAGYFDGGTDYFAAKYTMWQLDPSGKLRDRLFFKGYRSGHMMYLRDEDLATANDDLRAFIRRALEAARRPARY, encoded by the coding sequence ATGAAGCGCAGGGTGGCGTTCGGGTTGATAGCAATCCTGTCGCAGGCGTGGACCGCTGAAGCCCAGCTGCGGCAGCCACCGATCGATACCACTGTGGTTACGCGCCACACGGTCACCGTCAAAGGACAGCGGATTCCCTATCGGGCCGAGGCGGGCATGCAGCCGGTCTGGGACCGGTGGGGACGGCCGATTGCTACGATGTTCTATGTGTACTATGAGCGTGAGGACGTGCAGGATCGTTCGCTGCGGCCGCTGATTTTTTCGTTCAATGGGGGGCCTGGATCCGCCTCGGTCTGGATGCACCTCGGTTATACCGGTCCGCGTCGCGTGCGTATCGATCCGGAAGGCTTCCCGGTGCAGCCATACGGTATCGAGGAGAATCCGCATTCTATTCTCGATGTGGCCGATATTGTCTATGTGGATCCGGTCAATACCGGCTTTTCGCGGATTTTAAGCGATACGGTTGATCGCCGGCAGTTCTTCGGCGTGAATGAAGATATCGCCTATCTGGCCGACTGGATTGTGGCCTGGGTGAATCGGCATGGACGCTGGCGCTCACCCAAATTTCTGATCGGCGAAAGCTATGGCACGACGCGGGTGGCCGGGCTGGCCGGTGTGCTCCAGGAACGCCACTGGATGTATCTGAACGGCGTAATCCTGGTCTCGCCCACGGGCCTGGGCCTTGAGCGGGACGGCCCGGTGGGACAGGCACTGCTGCTACCCTACTATGCGGCCGCTGCCTGGTATCACCGAAAGCTGACGCCCGAACTGCAACAACGCGATCTGGAGGAGTTGCTTCCGGAAGTAGAAACGTTCACCGTGGAGGAATATCTGCCAGCTCTGGTGCGGGGCGGCTTTCTGGTGCCGGAACGCCGCCGCGAGATTGCCCGACAGGTAGCCACCTATGCAGGCATTTCCGAGCAGGTGGTGCTGCAGTATAACCTGGCCGTCCCCCGCAACGTGTTCTGGAAGGAATTGCTGCGGGATGAGGGGCTCACCATCGGCCGGTTGGATTCCCGCTACCGGGGTGTTGATCGGCAGGCAGCCGGTGAGCGCTTTGATCATGACCCGGCCCTCAGCGCCTGGAATCATGCCTTCACGCCAGCCATCAACTATTACCTGCGGGAGGTGCTGGGTTTTCGGACGGAGCTGGAATACTGGATTTTCGGTCCGGTTCGTCCCTGGAACCGTGAGGGCAATGAGACCGGCGAGCAGCTCCGGCGGGCCATGGCGCAGAATCCCTATCTGCACGTGCTCATTCAAGCCGGCTATTTTGATGGTGGGACCGATTATTTCGCGGCCAAATACACCATGTGGCAACTGGATCCAAGTGGTAAACTTCGTGATCGACTCTTTTTCAAAGGCTATCGAAGCGGCCACATGATGTATCTGCGCGACGAAGATCTGGCCACTGCGAACGACGATCTACGGGCCTTTATCCGGAGGGCCCTGGAGGCTGCCCGGAGGCCAGCACGCTACTGA
- a CDS encoding cold shock domain-containing protein, whose product MAQRGRVKWFNIDKGYGFIEPNDGSKDVFVHRNNVPGLGWDEGLREGEEVSYEVEHTPKGLSAMNVERLSRSSELF is encoded by the coding sequence ATGGCTCAACGAGGACGCGTCAAGTGGTTCAACATTGACAAAGGCTATGGCTTTATTGAACCCAACGACGGCAGCAAGGACGTATTCGTCCACCGTAACAACGTACCCGGTCTTGGCTGGGACGAAGGGCTTCGCGAAGGCGAAGAGGTCTCCTATGAAGTCGAGCACACGCCCAAAGGGCTTAGCGCGATGAACGTCGAACGCCTTTCACGGTCGTCCGAACTGTTCTGA